One segment of Thunnus thynnus chromosome 19, fThuThy2.1, whole genome shotgun sequence DNA contains the following:
- the fam78ab gene encoding protein FAM78A isoform X2, giving the protein MQYLWTLWWIVLLFNAMGCIQSIRCKPKSFRDSIIVLEVNTSIDSNPTSIDESSSVVLRYRTPHFRAFARVLVPPVARKETWTIGWIQACNHMEFYNTYGTKGMSSWELPDLRDGKIQAISDSDGVNYPWYGNTTETCTIVGPTKKDSKFSVSMNDNFYPSVTWGVPVSDSNVPQLSSIHRDQSFTTWLVAINQATSETLVLQTVRWRMQLHIHVDPEKPLGHRAVLNEPFAQEQPQILGKNEPIPPNAMVKPNANDAQVLMWRPKNGDPVVVIPPKY; this is encoded by the exons ATGCAAT aCCTCTGGACGTTGTGGTGGATTGTGTTGCTATTTAATGCAATGGGCTGTATCCAGAGTATCAGGTGTAAGCCCAAGAGTTTCCGAGACAGTATCATCGTCCTGGAGGTGAACACTTCCATCGACTCCAACCCCACCAGCATCGACGAGTCATCCAGCGTGGTCCTGCGCTACCGGACACCGCACTTCCGAGCTTTTGCCCGGGTCCTGGTGCCACCAGTAGCCCGTAAAGAGACATGGACCATCGGCTGGATTCAAGCTTGTAACCACATGGAGTTCTACAACACGTACGGAACTAAGGGGAT GTCAAGCTGGGAGCTCCCTGACCTGCGTGATGGCAAGATCCAGGCCATCAGCGACTCAGATGGTGTCAACTACCCTTGGTACGGCAACACCACAGAGACCTGCACCATCGTAGGCCCCACCAAGAAGGACAGCAAGTTCAGTGTTAGTATGAATGACAATTTCTACCCCAGCGTGACCTGGGGTGTGCCGGTCAGCGACAGCAACGTGCCTCAGCTTAGCAGCATCCACCGAGACCAGAGTTTTACGACCTGGCTGGTGGCCATCAACCAGGCCACCTCAGAGACACTTGTCCTGCAGACAGTCCGCTGGAGGATGCAGCTTCACATCCACGTGGACCCAGAGAAGCCTCTGGGTCACAGGGCTGTTCTGAATGAGCCCTTTGCCCAGGAACAACCTCAGATCCTGGGCAAGAATGAGCCCATCCCCCCTAACGCCATGGTCAAGCCCAACGCCAATGACGCCCAGGTGCTGATGTGGCGGCCAAAGAATGGTGACCCTGTGGTGGTCATCCCACCCAAATACTGA
- the fam78ab gene encoding protein FAM78A isoform X1, translated as MRLSPSPDLWTLWWIVLLFNAMGCIQSIRCKPKSFRDSIIVLEVNTSIDSNPTSIDESSSVVLRYRTPHFRAFARVLVPPVARKETWTIGWIQACNHMEFYNTYGTKGMSSWELPDLRDGKIQAISDSDGVNYPWYGNTTETCTIVGPTKKDSKFSVSMNDNFYPSVTWGVPVSDSNVPQLSSIHRDQSFTTWLVAINQATSETLVLQTVRWRMQLHIHVDPEKPLGHRAVLNEPFAQEQPQILGKNEPIPPNAMVKPNANDAQVLMWRPKNGDPVVVIPPKY; from the exons ATGcgtctttctccttctccagaCCTCTGGACGTTGTGGTGGATTGTGTTGCTATTTAATGCAATGGGCTGTATCCAGAGTATCAGGTGTAAGCCCAAGAGTTTCCGAGACAGTATCATCGTCCTGGAGGTGAACACTTCCATCGACTCCAACCCCACCAGCATCGACGAGTCATCCAGCGTGGTCCTGCGCTACCGGACACCGCACTTCCGAGCTTTTGCCCGGGTCCTGGTGCCACCAGTAGCCCGTAAAGAGACATGGACCATCGGCTGGATTCAAGCTTGTAACCACATGGAGTTCTACAACACGTACGGAACTAAGGGGAT GTCAAGCTGGGAGCTCCCTGACCTGCGTGATGGCAAGATCCAGGCCATCAGCGACTCAGATGGTGTCAACTACCCTTGGTACGGCAACACCACAGAGACCTGCACCATCGTAGGCCCCACCAAGAAGGACAGCAAGTTCAGTGTTAGTATGAATGACAATTTCTACCCCAGCGTGACCTGGGGTGTGCCGGTCAGCGACAGCAACGTGCCTCAGCTTAGCAGCATCCACCGAGACCAGAGTTTTACGACCTGGCTGGTGGCCATCAACCAGGCCACCTCAGAGACACTTGTCCTGCAGACAGTCCGCTGGAGGATGCAGCTTCACATCCACGTGGACCCAGAGAAGCCTCTGGGTCACAGGGCTGTTCTGAATGAGCCCTTTGCCCAGGAACAACCTCAGATCCTGGGCAAGAATGAGCCCATCCCCCCTAACGCCATGGTCAAGCCCAACGCCAATGACGCCCAGGTGCTGATGTGGCGGCCAAAGAATGGTGACCCTGTGGTGGTCATCCCACCCAAATACTGA
- the fam78ab gene encoding protein FAM78A isoform X3 gives MGCIQSIRCKPKSFRDSIIVLEVNTSIDSNPTSIDESSSVVLRYRTPHFRAFARVLVPPVARKETWTIGWIQACNHMEFYNTYGTKGMSSWELPDLRDGKIQAISDSDGVNYPWYGNTTETCTIVGPTKKDSKFSVSMNDNFYPSVTWGVPVSDSNVPQLSSIHRDQSFTTWLVAINQATSETLVLQTVRWRMQLHIHVDPEKPLGHRAVLNEPFAQEQPQILGKNEPIPPNAMVKPNANDAQVLMWRPKNGDPVVVIPPKY, from the exons ATGGGCTGTATCCAGAGTATCAGGTGTAAGCCCAAGAGTTTCCGAGACAGTATCATCGTCCTGGAGGTGAACACTTCCATCGACTCCAACCCCACCAGCATCGACGAGTCATCCAGCGTGGTCCTGCGCTACCGGACACCGCACTTCCGAGCTTTTGCCCGGGTCCTGGTGCCACCAGTAGCCCGTAAAGAGACATGGACCATCGGCTGGATTCAAGCTTGTAACCACATGGAGTTCTACAACACGTACGGAACTAAGGGGAT GTCAAGCTGGGAGCTCCCTGACCTGCGTGATGGCAAGATCCAGGCCATCAGCGACTCAGATGGTGTCAACTACCCTTGGTACGGCAACACCACAGAGACCTGCACCATCGTAGGCCCCACCAAGAAGGACAGCAAGTTCAGTGTTAGTATGAATGACAATTTCTACCCCAGCGTGACCTGGGGTGTGCCGGTCAGCGACAGCAACGTGCCTCAGCTTAGCAGCATCCACCGAGACCAGAGTTTTACGACCTGGCTGGTGGCCATCAACCAGGCCACCTCAGAGACACTTGTCCTGCAGACAGTCCGCTGGAGGATGCAGCTTCACATCCACGTGGACCCAGAGAAGCCTCTGGGTCACAGGGCTGTTCTGAATGAGCCCTTTGCCCAGGAACAACCTCAGATCCTGGGCAAGAATGAGCCCATCCCCCCTAACGCCATGGTCAAGCCCAACGCCAATGACGCCCAGGTGCTGATGTGGCGGCCAAAGAATGGTGACCCTGTGGTGGTCATCCCACCCAAATACTGA